The DNA region GGGCGATCAGGGTCACGGACATCTTCGGAGAGCAACTCACCCTCAACGGGGTCGCGTTGACGGCGAACGCCGTTCAGCCGACCCGGGTGCAGTTCGCCAGGCGCTGACCCGGGACGCAGTCGAAGCGACGCCCGGGGCCATGGTCCGCCGCTCAGGAGTGGGTCGGGCCGGCCCTTCGGCCACCCCGTTCACGCGGACGATGCGCGAGCGCCGACCATCCAACTGGCCGCGGTGAAGCGGACTTCCGTGCCTTGCACAAAGGGATCGAAGGCGGCGCGGACCGTTTCGACGACCTGCGCGCGGGTTTTTTCGTCAGTCTTGCCCAGGGTCAGGCCGAGTGGACCGAACCGGGTGAAGTAGCGGATCAACTCGCTTTCGGGGAGCGTGCAGGTCACGTCCTTCGGCTGGATGTCGATCCCGGTCCACCCGGCCTCCGCCAGGATGCGCCGGACCCTGTCCGCGTCCGCGAAGGCGAACTGTCCCGGCTCGTCCGGCCGACGGGCGGGAAGGTCCGGAACGAGCGGTGCCGCGGCGCGTTCGGCCGTCGTCATGAACGGATTCTCCGCCGGGCCGCGCCACGCGATGAACCGGAGCACGGCCCCGTCCTTGGCGGCACGCCGCAGGTTCGCGAAGGCTCGGACGGAGTCGTTGAAGAACATGACCCCGAAGCGCGACATGACAGCGTCGAAGGTTGCGGGTTCGAACGCGTACTCCTGCGCGTCGGCCTCGATGAAGGACGCCGGTGCATCCGCCTGCTCGGCGCGCGCCCGGGCCGCGGTGAGCATCGGCTCGGAAATGTCGACGCCGACGATGTGCCCTGCCGCACCGAGCCGCCGCGCCACGGCCAGCGTGGTGGTGCCGGTGCCGCAGCCGACGTCGAGCACACGGCCTCCGGCGCCGAGCACATGGCCGTCGTGATCGGCGGACATTGCTTCGACGAGGAGGTCTTCGAAGGGCTTGAGCACCCCGTCCACCAGTGTCTGGGCCTCGACCCAGGCATTGGCGGCGGGCCCGTTCCAGCGTGCCGCCTGATCGTCATGGGTCCTGCGTGCAGCATCCATCTTCGTCTCCTCCGCTTGCCTTCGACGGGCCTGGGTGAAAGCGTGCTACTTCAAGTCGACTTGAGGTCAAGAGAATGACAGACCTGGACATCTCCGAGGTGGCGCACCGCGCCGGGGTTCCCGCCTCGACGCTGCGGTTCTACGAGGAGAAGGGGCTGATCGCCCCGATCGGCAGGCGGGGCCTGCGCCGTCAGTACGATCCCGGCGTACTGGAGCGCCTGGCGCTCATCGCGCTGGGGCGGACCGCCGGGTTCTCGCTCGACGAGATCGCGCGCATGGTCGCGCCCGACGGGCAGCCGCGCATCGACCGGCAGATGCTCACGACCAAGGCGGAGGAGCTGGACAGGACGATCCGCGAACTCGGCGTACTGCGCGATTCCCTGCGACACGCCGCTGCCTGTCCCGCGCCGAGCCATATGGAATGCCCCACCTTCCGCCGCATTCTCAGGGCCGCCGTGTCCGGCGTTGTGGGGGTCCCGAGGAAGCGGTCCTCGGGGCCACCGTGACCCCGGTACCCGGTGGAGACAGCGCGAACACGCCGGGGCGCTGCTTGTAGGGTCGTCGCATGTCGGACGCTTCGCCCCGCCCCGAACCGTTCACACCGCACACCGATCCCGCGGTGCTCGAGGATCTCCGTGCGCGACTGCGCGCGACGCGCTGGCCGGATGCGCCCGAGGACGCCGGGTGGTCGCTCGGCACCGACATCGCCTACCTCCGCGAGCTCGTCGCCTACTGGGCGGACGGGTTCGACTGGCCGGCGCAGGAGGCGGCGCTCGCCCGGCTGCCCCGCTTCCGCGTCCCGGTCGGCGGCCTGGGCATCCACTTCGTACACGCCCGGGCCGTCGCGCCGGCCGGGCCGGTCCTGCCGCTCGTCCTCAGCCACGGCTGGCCGGACTCCTTCTGGCGCTACACGAAGGTCATCCCGCTCCTCACCGATCCCGGCGCGCACGGCGCCGACCCCGCCGACGCGTTCGACGTGGTCGTTCCCGACGTGCCGGGCTATGGGTACTCCGACCGCCCCACGGGCCGGCCGCTCAACTCCATCGCCGTCGCCGGACTGTGGGCAGAGCTCATGGGCGTCCTCGGCTACGAGCGGTTCGGCGCGGCGGGCGGGGACATCGGCAGCCACGTGAGCCGTTACCTCGCGCTCGACCACCCCGACCGGGTCGTGGCCGTCCACCGCACGGACGGAGGCCTGCCCGTCCTCACCGGCGACCCGGAGGACCTTACGCCCGAGGAACGCGCATGGATCGAGGGCGTCGCGGCCTGGAGCGCGACCGAGGGCGGCTACGCAGCCATGCACCGCACCAAGCCCCAGACCGCCGCAGTCGGGCTCACCGACTCGCCGGCCGGACTGGCCGCGTGGATCGTCGAGAAGCTCCGGGCGTGGAGCGACTGCGACGGCGACATCGAGCGGAGCTTCACCAAGGACGAGATCCTCACGAACGTCACGCTCTACTGGCTGACGGGGACGATCGGTTCGTCGATGCGCATGTACAACGCGAACGGCGCGATCCCGCCCGCGCAGCTCGCCCGCCGGGTCGAGGTGCCGTCCGGGTTCTCACTCTTCCGCGGCGACGTCGTCCGCCCACCGCGGGCCTGGCTCGAACGCACCACGAACGCCGTACGCGTGACCGAACCCCCGCGCGGCGGGCACTTCGCACCGTTCGAGGAGCCCGAGCTGTACGCGGAAGAGCTGCGCGAGTTCTTCCGCCCCTTCCGGGCGGCGACAGCGGCGGCAACGGGCTGAGGGCGAGGCCGGCCAGAGAGCGGACCGGCACACCTGCCCGCCCCTGTGCTCGGACAGGCCGTGGCCTCCCAAGACGCTACGGCCCACCAGCCCCGCCCAACGGCCTACCGAGCCCCCACCAGCACCTCGGCGGCGGCCACCCCGGAGGCGGCGGTGGCGCCGTGGGTGAAGATCTGTACCGCCCCCGGAACAGCGGCACTCGGCAGACCCATCTCGACGACGATCGCGTCGGGACGCTCCGCGATGAGGTCCGCGAGGGCGCGGGCCATCCAGTCGTGCCGGGAGGCGTCCCTGACCACGACGACCAAGGGGCGCCCGGCGGCCGGTTCCAGCGCGCAGGTCCTGAGGGCGGTCAGGGCGGCGGTCCGTGAGTCCAGCTCCTGGTGCCGCACCCGGACGGTGGTCGTGCCGGGCAGCCGCTCGCTCAGCGGGGCTGCGACACCCCACGGGGTCTCCTTGCCGATGGCCAGGTTGGTGGTGGCCACGAACTCCACCACGTGCGGCGCGGCGGACAGGGGCAGGGTGTCCCGGGCCGCTCCGGCCAGCCGGATGGCGCGGCGGGCGGCCGTGAAGCCGATGTCGCTGCTGATCGCGTCGACGGTGTCGGCCTGGACCAGGCCGGCCGACCAGTCGGCGAAATTCCGGACACGCCCGGCTGCTTCCTCCAGCCGCTCCCGGGTGAGGTCACCGCGGGCCACGGCGTCGGCGAGAGCGTCGGCGAGAAGGCCGACGGTGGCCTCCTCGGCGTTCTCGCCGCCGACACAGACCGCGTCGGCACCGGCGGCGACGGCTTTCACCGTGGCGCCGTCGATCCCGTAGAGGTCGGTGACGGCACCCATCTCGATGGCGTCGGTGACCGTCATCCCCTCGAATCCGAGCTCACCGCGGAGCAGGTCGCCCAGGATGCGCGGGCTGAGCGTGGCGGGCAGGTCGGGATCGTACGCCGGTACCAGGAGGTGGCCGCTCATCACAGCGCGAACACCCGCGTCCAGGGCGGCCCGGAACGGGGGCAGGGCCTGGGCGGCGATCTCCTCGCGGTCGGCACCGTACGTGGGCAGACCGTGGTGGGAGTCGACGGCGACATCACCGTGGCCGGGGAAGTGCTTGGCACAGGCGGCGACCCCGGCCGACTGGAGTCCCCGGATCCACGCGGCGGTGTGCCGGGACACCACCTTCGGGTCGACGCCGAAGGACCTGACCCCGATGATCGGGTTGTCGGGGTTGGAGTTCACGTCCGCGCTGGGCGCGTAGTCGAGACTCACGCCGACGGCACGCAGTTGACGGCCGAGACCTGCGGCGACGGATTCGGTGAGTTCGGTGTCGTCGACGGTTCCGAGGGCGAAGTTGCCCGGCCGGGTGGAGCCGGTCGCGGACTCGATGCGGGTGACGTCGCCGGCCTCCTCGTCGATGGCGATGATCAACTCGGGGTTCTCTGCACGCAGCTGCCCGGTCAGCCGGGCGACCTGGTCCAGCGAGACGATGTTGCGGGAGAAGAGCACGACGGATGCGAGTCCGTCGCCGATCTCGCGCAGAACCCAGTCCGGTGCCTCGGTGCCCACGAACCCCGGCTGCAGGACGGAGAGCGCCAGCTGCCGCAACCCCTTGCTGTGCTTGCTGGAGACCATCGAGTGCGTTCGCCTTTCGGGTAGAGCCCGCGCGTCGGTGCCGCCGATGACAGCGCATCGACACCATGACACAGCTTGGTACAGACCAATGAGTCTCCGCTCAGGCTAACCGCTTGTGTCAAGAGGCGTGTTGGGTTGCTGCGCGTGTATTGCCCTGGGGCTGTTGTGCCAGGTGGCCCGCATCCCAGGTGCTCTCAACCGGGCCTTTGCGCAGGCGATTTGGGTGCGACACGCAGTCAACGACCATGTTTGACACGACGGTTGGTCTAGTCCAGGTTAGTGGCACGCGAGTTCGAGGGGGCTGGCGCGGCGCCCGATGCAGTGACCCTGCAGGCCGGCCGTCTCTCCTCATGCCGTGCGACGTGCGCTGCTTCCGGCGTCGTCGTACAGCGCCGGTGCGCGTCCGGAATCGAGCTGCGCAGACCGCCGCCCGTCCGGATCCACGCGATTCACGTGCCGCGAGCCACCGGTGACCGCGTTGCCGTCCTCGTCGACGTCTCCGTCGACGGGGAACCCCGAGGTCCGGAGCACTGCATGCCCATGCCTGACGACTATCTCCATCGAGCCGCTTCTCGCGTCCCCTACTTCAGTGCGGACGGCGAGACCTATCTGGCGCAGACACCTCTGCGCGACCTGAAGAAGACCGTCCCGCTCAGGGTGCTGTCCGAAGAGGACCTGGCCTTATGGCAGACCTACGGCTACGTCGTGGTGAAGCAGGCCATCCCCGCCTCGGCGGCCCGGAACCTGCTGGACTTCACCTGGGACTTCCAGGGACTCGACCCCGAGCGCCCGGACACCTGGTACGAGGATCGCGAGTACCGCTCGGACCTGGACCGTGACCTTCACATCTACGGCTTCGTCGAGGCCTATCAGCACCAACTCCTCTGGGACAGCCGCCAGGCGCAGCGGGTCTACGACGCGTTCGTCGACGTGTGGGACTGCGAAGAGCTGTGGGTCACCCTCGACCGGCTCAACCTGAACCCGCCCAACATCAAGAACCGCGACCGTGCCCTGATCCCGAGCACGGACGAGGGCTTCGACATAGAACTGCACTGGGACGTCGACACCACGCTCGGCATACCGCCGCAGCGGGTCCAGGGGATCATCGCGCTCAACGACACCAGTCCGGAACTCGGCGGATTCCAGTGCTGCCCCGAGCTGTTCCGGCAGCTCGACCGGTGGAAGGCACTCCAGCCGGACGACCGCGACCCGATCCGGCCCAGGATCGACCGGGCCGAACTCCCCGTCGTACGGCCGGAACTGGAGGCCGGCGACCTGCTGATCTTCAACGGCCTCCTGGCACACGGAGTGGCCCCCAACACCTCCACCCGCAACGGCGTGCGGGCGGTGCAGTACCTGTCGATGATGCCGGCGCTGGAGACCCACCGGACCCTCAGGGACTCACGGGTCGAATCGTGGCGCACCCTCAGCACGCCGGACTGGAACGGGACCCTGCTCGGCGACGCCACGCGACACGAGTCCCTGCGGTACGGCAGGGCCGAACTCAGCGACCTGGGCGCCAAGTTGCTGGGCCTCGCGTCCTGGAACGGTGCGGAACTGGACGAGCCGGTCGGAGAAGCGGCATGCGCAGAATATGTCTGACCCTTCCCACCAACAGGCCGTGTTCCGCGACGATCGAGGCCATCGGTGAGGAAGCGGCCTACGCGGCCGAGCACTTCGACACCGAGGTGCACCTGCTGATCCTGGACTCCTGCGACACACCCGCCTACGCGGAACACGCCGAGACCGTGCGCCGCCTCCCGGTCGGCCCGCGGATCGTCGTACACCACCTCGACGAGGCGCGGCAGCGGGACTTCCTCCGGCGGGCGATCGGCCGGGCCGCAGCCACGAAGCCCGACCTCCTGCTGGAACTGATGCTCCCCGCGGGCCTCTCCTACGGAGCCTGCACCAACCGGGCGTTCCTCATCGGCGCCGCGCTCGGCTGCGAGTCCGTGCACCGCAGGGACTCCGACAGCCGATACCAGGTCGTGAACGGCGAGACCGTCTTCCCCATCCATCACGAACTCACCTCGCTCGGCCGACGCGCGTCCGACGCCGCGCACCACGTCACCGAGAACGCGCTGGCCGCACAACACGCGGACAAGCGCGTCGCGATGGTGGGCAGCTCCTTCGTGGGCGAACTGTCCGTGGACATCGGCGAGATCCTCCGGATCGACCGCGACGTCTACTACGACATGGTCAGCCTGTGGGCACCCGTCCACTGGTCGGGCGAGCGGAAGAGGGAACTCGTCGACGAGTCCTTCCGCGGGGCGGGCACGGACACGTTCGTCCGGGACCACTCGACGCTCGACCTGGTCGACCCCATGCGCCTGGACATGTGCAACATCAGCTTCCACGGGGTGCACGAACACGTGCCGCTGCCACCCGCCACCGACACCATCGGCAGCGACTACTTCCTGATCCATCTGGTCCACGACGCCGCGCTGCCCGGTGTGCTGCACAACCGGAACATCGTCAACTTCTACACCGGCGAACGCAGAACGGACGCGGGCTTCACGGCCTACCAGATGCGCTACGTCAAGTTCCTCCTGTCGATGCTCTACTTCAACGTCGTCTACGACGGGATGGCCGAGGCAGGCCCGGAGTTGACCGACGAGCGGGGACACGTGCGCGCGTCCGTCATCGCCCGGCTGGTGAGCGAGAGCACGCGGCTCGACCGCACCGAGAACGTCCAGCGGTTGGACGCCCTCGACACCGCGTACCGGAAACTGGGCGGTGCGTACGCCGAGTTCGCCGACCTCCTGGCCACGCGCCGCGAACGGCTCCTCGACGAGGCCCGCAGCGACATGGAGGACTTCGCCCTCCTGACCGAGGCATGGGGTCCGCTGGTGCGCGCGGCGCGGCACACCCCCGTACACACCTCACCGGGGCGGCCGGGGTGAGGGCGGCTTCGACGCATGAGTCAGCAACGCATGAGCCGGCCAGGCGTGAGTCGGCCAGGCGTGAGTCCGCGGCCCTGCTCGCCGCACTGGAGGCCGCCGACGAGGACCGGATCGTCTTCGATCTGACGGGCATCGAGGACCGTTACGAGACGCTGCGGCGCGAACTGCCCGGAGTCCTCGTGCGGTTCGCGATGAAGGCCTGTCCGGTGGACGAGGTGCTCGCGTGCCTGGCGGCGAAGGGCGCCGGCGTGGACGGGGCGAGCCCGCGTGAACTGGAACAGGCGCTGCGGGCGGGGGTGCCGCTCGACCGCATGCACTACGGCAACACCGTCAAGTCCGACCGGGACATCGCCGACGCCCATCGCCTCGGTGTCAGGGACTTCGCGACCGACAGTCTGGAGGACGTGGCGGCCATCGCGGCCCATGCTCCCGGAGCCCGGGTGTTCTGCAGACTGACGACCAGCGGTGAAGGGGCGCTGTGGGGCCTCAGCAACAAGTTCGGCTGCTCACCCGCCGACGCCGTACAGGTGCTTGAGGCGGCACGGGAACAGGGACTGACACCGTCGGGCCTGTCCGTGCACGTCGGGTCCCAGCAGATGACGGCGGACGCCTGGCACAGTGCCGTCGAATCCCTGGGAGACGTCCTGACCGCCCTGGGGCGGCGCGGGATGACCCTGGACCATGTCAACCTCGGCGGCGGTCTTCCGGCACTCGGATACCTCGACAGGTTCGGCATGCCCCTGGATCCGCCGATGGACAAGATCTTCGCCGTGATCCGCGAGGGAATGCGGTACCTGAGAGGCGTTCACGGCGACCACCTCCGGTTCGTCATGGAGCCGGGACGCCATCTGGTCGCCGACCAGGGAGCCATCCGGGCCCATGTGGCCCGGCTCGCCGAGCGGCGGGGACCGAACGGCGAGCGCCAGCACTGGCTCTATCTGAGCTGCGGCAAGTTCAACGGGCTCTACGAGATGGACGCGCTGCAGTACCGTCTCGTCTTTCCCACGCACCCGGATGCCGAGTGCGTGCCCGCCGTCGTGGCGGGACCCACCTGCGACAGCGACGACGCCTACCTCCATGAACACGGCGGTCTCGTCGACGTACCCAAGGACCTGGCGTCCGGGGATCCGGTCTGGGTGATGTCCAGCGGTGCCTACGCGATCAGTTACATGACCCAGGGCTTCAACGGCTTCGATCCGCTCCCGTACACCTGGACGAGGGCGGGCCGCCCGTGAGTGACGTCGTACACATACGCCACATCACCGAGGCCGACTGGGACGGCATCGTGGAGATCGAGTCCCGTGCCTACACAGGACTCGGCCTGTCGGAGGGCCGCGCGGCGCTGCGGTCGCGGGCGGAGATCTCGCCGAGTACGTGCTTCGTCCTGGATATCGGATCCGGCCCGGCCGGCTACCTCCTGGCGCTGCCCTATCCGGCCCTCAGTTACCCAGACCTGGAACGGACGGAGGAGGCGGTGGTCCCGCCGCCCCCCGCGCCCGCCTCCCGCAATCTTCACTTGCACGACATCGTTGTCGAGGAGGGTCTTCGGGGCAGGGGACTGGGCCAGCGCCTCCTTCACCACTTCACCCTGACGGCCCGGTCGCGCGGGTACGAACGGATCTCGCTCATCGCCGTGGGCCGCAGCGACACGTTCTGGTCGGCGCGCGGCTACACCGCACACCCGGGAGTCTCGCCCGGCGGCTACGGCGCGAACGCCGTCTACATGTCCAAGGCGGTGCCGGCCGACCCGGGTGCACAGCCTGAGCCGACCGGCGTGGTGCCGCGCGGCCCCTCCGTCCCCACGAAGCGAGCTGATGCGCGTGTCCCGTGTCCATGACCCATTCCTTCGAAGCCAGTTGGCGATCGCCGCACTGTTCTGTTCCCTCGGCTTCCAGTACGCCACCTGGGCCGCGCGGATCCCGGCCATCAAGGCGGACCTCGGCCTGACCGCGGCCGAGGTCGGTGTGCTGCTGATGGCGGCGGGGATCGGCGCGGTGGCGTCGTTCCCCGTGGTCCCGGTGCTCATGAAGCGGCTGGGTTCGGCGCGGCTCGCGCTCCTGTCGGCCCTCTGCCTGACCCTGCTGCTCCTGGCGCTGGCCGCGGCGCCCAACTACCCGGTCGCCCTGCTGGTCATGTGCGCCGACGGCATCTTCGTGGGATGCCTGAACGTCGCCATGAACGCGCAGGGCGCGGCCCTCGAGACACGGTACGAACGCAACACCATGGCCAGACTGCACGCGACATTCAGCGGTGGCTCGTTGCTCGCCGCGCTCCTGGCCTCCGGCATGAACGCGGCGACCTCGTCGGTCGGGGCCCATTTCGGCGTGGCGGCCGTGATCCTCGTCCTGCTGGCCGCCGCCGCGCGCCCCGGTCTTCTCGGCGAGGACGCCCCTGTCGAGGCGAAGGAGCAGAAGACCCGCGGCAGATGGAACCTTCCGTCCCGTATGACGCTGTGGATGTGCTGCGCCATGGCGTTCGGCACCGTGACCGAGGGCGCCATGACCGACTGGTCCGCCCTCTACATGAAGGACGTGGCCAAGGCGTCGGCGGAACTGGCGCCCATGGGCATCGCCGTGGTCTCGGGAATGATGGTGGTGGCCCGCCTCTTCGCCGACGGCTGGCGCAGTCGCTGGGGCGACGGACGGGTCGTTCTCCTCGGCAGCGCGCTGGCCGCCGCCGGGCTGGCCTTCGCCCTGGTGAGCGGGGGAGTGGTCCCGGCCCTCATCGGGTTCGCCTGCGTCGGACTGGGATGCGCGGCCGTAACCCCGTGCGTGTACGTGGCCGCGGCCAAGCAGGGCTCGGACGCGCTGGCCCTCGTTGCCGCCACGGGCACGACGGGCCTGCTTGCGGGCCCGCCGTTCATCGGTTTCGTGGCGAACGCCAGCAGCCTGGTGTGGGGGCTGGGGGTGGTCGCGGCCGCGGCGGTCGTGGTGTCCCTGTGCAGCACCCGGATCCGCTGGACACCGGTCAGCGGCTGACCCGTTGCGCCGGTCGTCGATCCCGTCATGGGCAGGTCCCGTCGGCAGTGCTGCCACGTGACCTGCCTCGGCACGTGCCGGGGGCGAGTCTTTCTCCGTTCCCGGGGAACCCGATGGAGACGAATGGAGCACAACGACATGAACTGACACCAACAAGGAGTCCCGCCCGCCGTGACCGTCTCAGAAGAGAAACGTCGCAAGACCGCGAACAGCGACCCGGTGCTGGAGCAGCCCGAGGGCGCGAGTGGACTCACCGGTCTGGAACGAGCGCTGGAGCGCTTCGGAGCGTTGCTGCTAGCGCAGTTCCGCCACAAGGAACCGGTCGAACTGGTCGCCGCCCTGCGCAGGGAGTGCGACGACCACGCCGTCGTGTGCAGCGAGAGCCTGGTCGTCGTCCCCAACGCCTACGGTGTCGAACTGCCCGAGTCCGTCCATCAGGAACTGGAGCGGAACGGCGGTCGCGTCGACCAGGTGCTCACCGACAGCCTGCTCCGGCATGGCGAGAGCCAGGGCTATGCGTGGGCCGGACCCCTCGCGGTGCATGTCACCAAGTGCCCCTCCGTGCCGAACGGCCGGTACCGGGTGACGAGCCGCGTGATGCGCCACGTACGGGCCGAATCGTTCCACCACTGACCCCGACCCGAAACGTCCGGCCCGAAACGTCGGGCCTGGGGTGTCCGCCCGTCAGTTCGTGAGCGTGACGCAGGGCAGGCCCACGCTCGCGCCGCCCCGGAAACCCTCCGCGCAGAGGCGGGTGCCCGCGGGGAAGTGGCGCTGGGGGTACGCCTGGTCGCGGTAGGTCCTGAACGCGGAGACGTCCTCCACCTTGGTGTTGGCGCCCCAGCCGTTGGTGGTCCAGACGCGGGCGCTGATGCGGTGCGGCTGGTTGGTGTTGGTGACCGAGACCTCGACCCTGCCCAGGTAG from Streptomyces sp. NBC_00258 includes:
- a CDS encoding class I SAM-dependent methyltransferase codes for the protein MDAARRTHDDQAARWNGPAANAWVEAQTLVDGVLKPFEDLLVEAMSADHDGHVLGAGGRVLDVGCGTGTTTLAVARRLGAAGHIVGVDISEPMLTAARARAEQADAPASFIEADAQEYAFEPATFDAVMSRFGVMFFNDSVRAFANLRRAAKDGAVLRFIAWRGPAENPFMTTAERAAAPLVPDLPARRPDEPGQFAFADADRVRRILAEAGWTGIDIQPKDVTCTLPESELIRYFTRFGPLGLTLGKTDEKTRAQVVETVRAAFDPFVQGTEVRFTAASWMVGARASSA
- a CDS encoding helix-turn-helix domain-containing protein, giving the protein MTDLDISEVAHRAGVPASTLRFYEEKGLIAPIGRRGLRRQYDPGVLERLALIALGRTAGFSLDEIARMVAPDGQPRIDRQMLTTKAEELDRTIRELGVLRDSLRHAAACPAPSHMECPTFRRILRAAVSGVVGVPRKRSSGPP
- a CDS encoding epoxide hydrolase family protein; this translates as MSDASPRPEPFTPHTDPAVLEDLRARLRATRWPDAPEDAGWSLGTDIAYLRELVAYWADGFDWPAQEAALARLPRFRVPVGGLGIHFVHARAVAPAGPVLPLVLSHGWPDSFWRYTKVIPLLTDPGAHGADPADAFDVVVPDVPGYGYSDRPTGRPLNSIAVAGLWAELMGVLGYERFGAAGGDIGSHVSRYLALDHPDRVVAVHRTDGGLPVLTGDPEDLTPEERAWIEGVAAWSATEGGYAAMHRTKPQTAAVGLTDSPAGLAAWIVEKLRAWSDCDGDIERSFTKDEILTNVTLYWLTGTIGSSMRMYNANGAIPPAQLARRVEVPSGFSLFRGDVVRPPRAWLERTTNAVRVTEPPRGGHFAPFEEPELYAEELREFFRPFRAATAAATG
- a CDS encoding glycoside hydrolase family 3 protein, whose protein sequence is MVSSKHSKGLRQLALSVLQPGFVGTEAPDWVLREIGDGLASVVLFSRNIVSLDQVARLTGQLRAENPELIIAIDEEAGDVTRIESATGSTRPGNFALGTVDDTELTESVAAGLGRQLRAVGVSLDYAPSADVNSNPDNPIIGVRSFGVDPKVVSRHTAAWIRGLQSAGVAACAKHFPGHGDVAVDSHHGLPTYGADREEIAAQALPPFRAALDAGVRAVMSGHLLVPAYDPDLPATLSPRILGDLLRGELGFEGMTVTDAIEMGAVTDLYGIDGATVKAVAAGADAVCVGGENAEEATVGLLADALADAVARGDLTRERLEEAAGRVRNFADWSAGLVQADTVDAISSDIGFTAARRAIRLAGAARDTLPLSAAPHVVEFVATTNLAIGKETPWGVAAPLSERLPGTTTVRVRHQELDSRTAALTALRTCALEPAAGRPLVVVVRDASRHDWMARALADLIAERPDAIVVEMGLPSAAVPGAVQIFTHGATAASGVAAAEVLVGAR
- a CDS encoding phytanoyl-CoA dioxygenase family protein, with product MPMPDDYLHRAASRVPYFSADGETYLAQTPLRDLKKTVPLRVLSEEDLALWQTYGYVVVKQAIPASAARNLLDFTWDFQGLDPERPDTWYEDREYRSDLDRDLHIYGFVEAYQHQLLWDSRQAQRVYDAFVDVWDCEELWVTLDRLNLNPPNIKNRDRALIPSTDEGFDIELHWDVDTTLGIPPQRVQGIIALNDTSPELGGFQCCPELFRQLDRWKALQPDDRDPIRPRIDRAELPVVRPELEAGDLLIFNGLLAHGVAPNTSTRNGVRAVQYLSMMPALETHRTLRDSRVESWRTLSTPDWNGTLLGDATRHESLRYGRAELSDLGAKLLGLASWNGAELDEPVGEAACAEYV
- a CDS encoding DUF6271 family protein: MRRICLTLPTNRPCSATIEAIGEEAAYAAEHFDTEVHLLILDSCDTPAYAEHAETVRRLPVGPRIVVHHLDEARQRDFLRRAIGRAAATKPDLLLELMLPAGLSYGACTNRAFLIGAALGCESVHRRDSDSRYQVVNGETVFPIHHELTSLGRRASDAAHHVTENALAAQHADKRVAMVGSSFVGELSVDIGEILRIDRDVYYDMVSLWAPVHWSGERKRELVDESFRGAGTDTFVRDHSTLDLVDPMRLDMCNISFHGVHEHVPLPPATDTIGSDYFLIHLVHDAALPGVLHNRNIVNFYTGERRTDAGFTAYQMRYVKFLLSMLYFNVVYDGMAEAGPELTDERGHVRASVIARLVSESTRLDRTENVQRLDALDTAYRKLGGAYAEFADLLATRRERLLDEARSDMEDFALLTEAWGPLVRAARHTPVHTSPGRPG
- a CDS encoding type III PLP-dependent enzyme; translation: MRAASTHESATHEPARRESARRESAALLAALEAADEDRIVFDLTGIEDRYETLRRELPGVLVRFAMKACPVDEVLACLAAKGAGVDGASPRELEQALRAGVPLDRMHYGNTVKSDRDIADAHRLGVRDFATDSLEDVAAIAAHAPGARVFCRLTTSGEGALWGLSNKFGCSPADAVQVLEAAREQGLTPSGLSVHVGSQQMTADAWHSAVESLGDVLTALGRRGMTLDHVNLGGGLPALGYLDRFGMPLDPPMDKIFAVIREGMRYLRGVHGDHLRFVMEPGRHLVADQGAIRAHVARLAERRGPNGERQHWLYLSCGKFNGLYEMDALQYRLVFPTHPDAECVPAVVAGPTCDSDDAYLHEHGGLVDVPKDLASGDPVWVMSSGAYAISYMTQGFNGFDPLPYTWTRAGRP
- a CDS encoding GNAT family N-acetyltransferase, translating into MSDVVHIRHITEADWDGIVEIESRAYTGLGLSEGRAALRSRAEISPSTCFVLDIGSGPAGYLLALPYPALSYPDLERTEEAVVPPPPAPASRNLHLHDIVVEEGLRGRGLGQRLLHHFTLTARSRGYERISLIAVGRSDTFWSARGYTAHPGVSPGGYGANAVYMSKAVPADPGAQPEPTGVVPRGPSVPTKRADARVPCP
- a CDS encoding MFS transporter, with translation MRVSRVHDPFLRSQLAIAALFCSLGFQYATWAARIPAIKADLGLTAAEVGVLLMAAGIGAVASFPVVPVLMKRLGSARLALLSALCLTLLLLALAAAPNYPVALLVMCADGIFVGCLNVAMNAQGAALETRYERNTMARLHATFSGGSLLAALLASGMNAATSSVGAHFGVAAVILVLLAAAARPGLLGEDAPVEAKEQKTRGRWNLPSRMTLWMCCAMAFGTVTEGAMTDWSALYMKDVAKASAELAPMGIAVVSGMMVVARLFADGWRSRWGDGRVVLLGSALAAAGLAFALVSGGVVPALIGFACVGLGCAAVTPCVYVAAAKQGSDALALVAATGTTGLLAGPPFIGFVANASSLVWGLGVVAAAAVVVSLCSTRIRWTPVSG
- a CDS encoding DUF3662 domain-containing protein; amino-acid sequence: MEQPEGASGLTGLERALERFGALLLAQFRHKEPVELVAALRRECDDHAVVCSESLVVVPNAYGVELPESVHQELERNGGRVDQVLTDSLLRHGESQGYAWAGPLAVHVTKCPSVPNGRYRVTSRVMRHVRAESFHH